The DNA sequence CACTTGTGCAGGTCAACGTACGCACAGACTTGTAGGCACCCGATCAACTGGCGAGGATCGCTAGAGAAAGACAAGACGAGATGAGCTTTGCTGCTGACCAAACCGCCCCTAACAATGGGCAACGGCAACAGTGTGCACTGGCACGGAGGGGAATTCGATCGCAGACAATGGGGCTCATCCACGCACGAGAACGAGAGCGGTGCCTTAACAGGGTGAGCCACCCAACGGCCCCGGCCCCATGCTGCCGTTTCACATTTTAGTCTCTACGGTGAAGGTGCGAGTCAGAATTCtggcatgtgattggctgaaacacACCTGTAGGGCAGAGAGCGCTCTTAATGCGGCCTAATCCCTCGCCAGCACTCAGGGGGATTAGCCGCGCGCCTTCAAAGCGCTGAATTCACGCGAATCACACGACCGTGGCGCTCCTAAACACTGGAGAAAGAGTGGCGCAACAGCCGCTGGCTGTTTTCCGTCCGGAAGCAAGCGGTCTTGTACCAGAAAAAAggtataaaaacacaaagacacgggaggaatgaaaacacagcaaacagtAGCAAGAGATTTAAAGGGGCAGCTGGGGCCTGGCTgactttgttacattacattacaggtatttggcagacgctcttatccagagcgacgtacaacaaagtgtattaccataaccaggaacaagtgtgtcgtgTGTTGTGACAGCGTATGAAGTACAGTAGGTCGGTCTAAGTGCAAGTGAGTTTCTGATTGGATGGATTTGACCCTGGACGAAGACTCGACCTCCCCGATTGGTTGAAAAGTTCCAGTTCTCCCATGGTGCGCTTGGTGGGTGATCTCTACCCCCACCAACTGAAAGGTCGCGGGTTTGAGTCCAGGGTTTAGGAATGTCAAAGTgccaccacacacatgcacaaatacacacattcacacacgtggATACACTTTACTCAGGACTCCAAATTAGTGTGGGTATTGGATGTGTAGAGCCCCACACTGGGCaccaaatttatattaaaataaaaaataaaaaaaatcctacaGCACCCTCACAATGTGGCTGACAAACACTAGTAAATGCACAGGGCACAAAGGGGTTTAAACCTGGAACCTTGCCGGTGCCACCTGCAGCTGTCGGCCCTGTTTCTGAAGCTGagcctgcctctccctctctcacctacTCCCCTGGTCTCTTCAGGGACCCGTGGCCTGTTGCTTTTGCCAAAATGTGCATTAAGGGCCTGATTTGCTAAAGGTATTAGCGTATGCAACAGGAGGTAGCTCCACCATAAACTATACTTCTAGTACCTTCCGTCTGCACACAAAAACTTTGTGACATGCTCAGACTATCAGTTCATCTGACCTTAAGTGTCCTCCTTCAATGCACTGACTGCAACTGGGGCTAACGGCGCTAACATCTACTAACAACTCAGCCTCAGGACAGCaccacaaaaacacaggaaattaaAGTGAACCTAATTATAGCACAgcataaaaaaaatgacatcaacTATTGGAACACTCAAACCCAAACACGAAGTAAACTTAACTCCTATCTGGCcctaaaaagaaaacacttttcGGTAGATTAGCTATACATTTCAGCCTGCCATATCCTGAGAGGTATTGAGTGACACTAAAGACAGTCACAAAACtcgttcattcatttttgtagtttacactgtcaaaacacaattttcctttattttatttgaaacctTCATTGTGATTGTAATTGTATTAATTATCGTTCGTACATTACTTGTACTGTTACGCTACTTGTTTTGGTAAGTTCCCtgtttgctttggcaacatATACTATGTGCAGTTCCTGTCAATAAAGCACAGCGAATTGAActgagaaacagaaaggaaCCGGAGAAGTGGGATGGAGGTttgttgtcttttcttttctaaatcGTGATCCTTTCAGTTTCATgcgcagacagagagaggtcaggcaggggggaaaaaacgggTGGATTGGTCTTTGGCGTTTGTGCCCTAAGAATGACTTCAGTAACGCTGGATTATGCCTGCCGGGCGAATAAAGGCTGTACGAATCCCACTCAATCCCCTGAGAAACGGAGAGATCCCGTGCATTATCCCTGCAGCCACACTTACCCTGTCATTATCCCCTCTGTTTGTCTGATGCGTACATGTTTTGACAACGTGACCGTAAGCTTGTGGTGCCCAGAAAGATTTGATAAAACTAAAAAGAAGACAGAGAGggtggtgagagagaaagagagagacacaaaagCAACAGatggaaagagtgagaggggCAGAAAGacaggggcagggagagggtgagaaagagaaagtgagagagacagaggagggaagagagataAGACAAAACgataaagagaaagaagagggaaAGCTAGGCAGAGGTAGAAAgatagtgagagaaagagagggagagacatgcagAGGtagaaaaatagagagagaaggagagggagagataggtagaggtagagagactgagagatgagagagataggcagatggagagtgagagagggagggagagacaggcagagagaaagagagggagagggagagagagagagggagtggaggggacagggttgggggttagggtgagaaggaaggggggggtgtaCCTCGTGCTAGTGTTTCTCTTTGTGCCAAGaggaggggacgggggaggggatCTAAACAACCAGCTACAACTGTGCGCtggaactttttttccccacattacaaagacgagagggagagagagagagagagagagagagagagaggaaagtaaAGAACTGGGAGGGGCTTTGGTGAAAAGCACGGACTCTCCGGACCTGTGTGGCAGAAGTGATGGTCTCTCCGCAGGGCAAGTGAGTGACCAGACTCCTCAGCAGAGGCACGGACAGACGAGCCACAGCGTGACTCCTGGGAAAGCGCTCATCTGTCAAACCGCCCCGCGCTCAGCGCCGCCGCTCGCATCATCACcgttatctttatttatttacttcatatcACCGGACTTTCTCGGTCTGTGGCTTTTTTGGGAAACCGCGGTTGAAGCCCTCTGAGGACACTGGCTACTGCGAGGCTGGAGGGAGTGGTTTTGgatcctgctgctgcttctgtgtgtgtgtgagaccaggACGACGGGACGCTGAAGAGCCTGACACCTGACCTCTCCTGACAGCCAGCCAGGACAGAgagcccgagagagagagagacacagacagagcgcGCTCCGGAACGCCGCGGATCAACGGCTCCCAAAATGAGAGTTCTCTCGCGCTCGGTCCGCCCGACCGGCGAGTGATTTAAGGGAGGTTTAGCGGAGAGCCGAAGAGGGGGAGCACACGACACTGTCCGgtaagaacccccccccccgccctcgctgCTCCGTAGGACGGCGGTTCGCGCGGCGCGGTCGCTGAAAGTCCCGCTCAGGCTCCGTGAGGTCAGTCGCGCGCGCTCCTCTGACAGGCTGCATGCGCCGGCTCTGATCGCACGCACAGGTGCGGGGGTGACGCTAGCCTGCGTTAGCGCGGAGCTGCGCCACTTTTTAAAGCGCAGGCGGTAATGCGCGCGGACTGCTGAGCAACATTACGGTGACAGGGTGTCGACTGGCGCCTTGCGTGGCAGCCTTTCGCCGTTGgcgtgtgagcctgtgtgtgaatgggtgaatgagaggcatcaactgtaaagcgctttggatatataaatatatagataaaagcgctatataaatgcagaccaTTTACCACTTACCATTTACTGTGACGGGGTGTCGCGGCACGCTAACGTTTTTAAACGGTAATGGAGCATGCGGTAAAGTATCCGTGGCTCTGAAGGCACGGCCGTAAACTCTCTGTGTCACGCTGAAGCGTCTCACAGGTAGCGGCCCCAGGGGCCAAATGCGACCCTAGATAGAGTTTTCCCTCGGCCCTTCGttaagaacaaagaaagcaCTACTGAGGTGCATCAAAAGTTGAGACTGTATCCATGACTACGCATCTGCACCGTGGCAGCATACCCTCCTCCCCACCAGTGTCAATAAAATCAGTTATTCTTATTTAAATAAGGGGTCTACTTTACTGTGTACTATGGATCCTCTTCATACACGTGTTTTGTAAATACTACGAGGAAAATGTTTAGCCCATATTAAATGCACCATTACTCAAACAATCTGGCCCCCTAAAGTGCTGCTGTAATGTGGCAGAGCACATCATGGTACAAACTGCAGCATGACTAATGCACCCAGGAGATAGCATGTAAAAGCAACCATAAAGAACCTTCTCttccagaaaaacagaaaactctgCGAAAGGGCCTCTGTGGTGTGTGGGGAGATTTACAGTAACCTCACATAATTATCCGTGCTTGGGAATGCCCCCTTGCGGAACAGCCCCCACGGGGAACGTACAGGGTCTTTAGCAGGGTCCCTCAGGAAGGCTCTGTACTGTGGGATTAGCCAGCGCTCGGACAGAGACGCACACAAACCACCACAGGATGGACGCATTTCCACCACCTTGCTTTACTGGAACTCAACCCTGACTCACtattaaaagtttaattttaaaaaaccttccCTTTACTGAGGTTACCCTGAATTAAGTGCTCACCCTGAATTAAGTGTCCAGGTTATATCTGAAAGGAAACGCTCAGACTAAGACTTTTAAATcgcatttaacatttttacacttCACTGAAGACTCAGAAGTTAAAGTTAAAGTGAAGAACACGCAGACAGAATCCGAGCCGTATATTCCATATTATTTCACCTTGGGTCATAAAAGCCCATCACgatctgtaaaatgtttttggaaatgtGGTTTGGCTGCCCGCGGCTTCGTGaagtgcggtgcggtgcggagggagggaggcggctCCGGCTCCACGGCGAGCGGGAGGCGTCTGACGGACCCGTTAGAGACGGAGCGAGCGCTCTGTGAGCGGCAGGGCTTAACGAGGCGCGCAGCGGCAACGCTAACGGAGCGCGTCTGACGGCTCGGATGCAGCCAGCCCGCCGGCGGAGAGAAAGTTtaacaccccccctctcccacccatCCCCAAAAACGGCAGGAGGCGTGCTTGTAAAACGGAGGGGTGCGAAAGCGACAGCCCTCTCTCAGCGTCCCGCCAGCTCAGGGCACACGGGACGGGCCACACAAACGAGCAGCGAGCAGGGAGATCTGAACATAAACACGCGCACGCCAACAGGAAGAGGGCATTCAGGGGTACGTAAGCAATATGAGCACCGTCAGATTAGATTAGACATTAGATTAGACATAATTCATTTGCTCAGATTAGATTAGAATATATTGTCTACTTATGCATATCACTACAGGCatgtagcagatgctcttatccagagcaactcacacagctttttgcatttcttattttttttacttagtaTCCTTTTGTGCAGTTGGATATATACcaaagcagttcaggttaaatatattccttcagtatatatccagctgtgtaaacggAGACTATGTCAAAataaccttgctcaagggttcagTTTTTGCCCGCACCAGGAGGACGTGCAAGCTCAGAcacaaataattcataattcagggTAATACATCTGCAAAATACATCACAATACGGCAACAACAATcctcatttcagcatttattaaTGGCTTTACAAGTAGCAGGTCAGAGGTTTCTGAAGTGCTATGCCATTCATTGTTCAGTGTAATCCCAAGTGCATGATGTAGAAGTCCCTCCTCGTAGGTCTAATGATCAAAGGGAACTTGGAAACAGAAGCACATTCTACTTTACCattacgagagagagagagagagagaggctggtaTACTCTCACTTCAAACTGCAGAAACATGGCTCTTTGGTGGCATTATGGCCTGTGTCTGTAACTATAACAGGATGTggctctcattggctgagcGTCCATCAGCTGAATGTCTGGGTCTGTGTCTTTCTGAATCTGTGGTGGTGTCAGTAATAGTGACCGCAGTTGTGgctatgcctgtgtgtgactgtggttgAGTCAATATATAGCTGTGCCTATAAACGCATTTTTCTGTCAGTTGTGCCCGTTGTGATTAcggctgtgtctgtgtcagtgtctgaaGATGCAGCAGTGTCTGCCTATGGCTGTGGTTTCAGCCAGTAGCAAACTAGCAAGCAATGACTGACTCAAATGCAGGTGATTTGCTTTACTGTCACTGGTCTACCACAAAATACAACATGTCGGGCACATTATCACAGATCCAACCTGTAACGCTGTGAGATGCAATCACAGAGTACAGCTGACCACTGCCCTGAAGCAACACCAGTcatacatcatcatcatcatcatctgaaGCATCACATACAGCAGCTAAAACTATCCCAGGACAGCCTAATCTAGCCCAGAGTTTCCCAGCAGTCTAACCTAGCCCAGTGTAGCCCAGCACAGCCTAAACTAGACAATCTAACGCAGCACAACCTAACCTATCCAGTCTAATGCAGCACAGTATTGGTTTTACGGACCTTCAGTAGTCCAGTGCTGGAATCCAGGCTAGTATTTGCTGTTGTAAGCATATGTCATCGCGGCGCTCGACTGCAACATTCAATCCCCGGCAATTTCCTCCCCACTCCAGACACACTGTTCCACCCTCTGcagccgacacacacacacacacacacacacacacacattatgatGTCATAGCCACATGGCACCTCCTCATGGAATCTGTGATTTATCTCCCTAAGGCAGGGAAAGAAGAGATGGCAGCCTGacgtgtctgagagagagagaatgagagagagcaagaaagtgtgtgtgtgagagagagagagacagagagagagcaagaaagtgtgagagagagagagatgagcttGGGGGGAGTAGATGTGGTGTTAACTGACCTGGAAGCCAGACTGTTAGTGTGGGCAGTTATATCTCAACATGTGAGTCCCTcttaccccacacacacacaaacactcggggggggggggggggcgataggGAAGACTCCTGGCTGTCTGTGTCTTTCAGGGGGCTGATGTTGCTGTTACTCTGGAGAGTGCAGAgggtcctgagagagagagtggaggggTTGACTCGCTCCTTAACCTCCAAAGGGATCCTTTCTTTCACAGGGCAGTCACGCAGGGCTTATTAGCCAATCATTAGCATTTTCATTTACCCTGAATAGGGTCACCCAGTCTGACCCATTAATCAGGCACATCCTTACAGCTTTATGAATGCACTGCCAAGGGGTCAGAGCTGGCCCAGAACAGAATGTGTTTGCTGGGTTTAATTTTTAACCATACATTCTTATTTCATAGACCAGGGGGTCCactcttatccgaaaagggccggtgttgGTGCAGGATTTTGTTTTGGCCCAGCACGACACtggattcaattatttaactttttgtaATCTTCAATAAAGACCTTAATAAGTAGAATctggtgtcttagtgctgggttaCAACaagaaacctgcacccacaccgacccttttcggataagatcgAACACCTGTGAGATAGACAAACTAACTTGAGCCCAGTTCACATTAAAACTACAAAAGCAGAGGATATGAGAGTGCCACTAGTATGTCCTTAAGTAAAGACCACATACACTCATGTGTACAAGAAAATGGCACCACCTAGACTTTGTGGGTCACACCCTTCCTTAGAGTCTCAACAGGAATGTGCCATTCGGGGTTGGAAAACGGCAACGCACTGCCCCACGGCATTGTGGGCAGGGAACGGGATTTTCCGTGGCTCTGAGATTCAGCCGTGGTTTAGGAAGTTGCCTTCACTGGTCACCTGTGTCATTCTcccctgcacagtgctgtacaTCAAAAATCAAACCACTGCCTGCACATAGAGAGAGTCGTGTAAAGTCAACCCTTTCGGGAAAGACACAATTACTAGAGTGAATGAAAACACTTTTCCATGAGCTTTACAAGGACTTTCCTCTcccctacaacccccccccccccccccccacgctatTCATTCAGTGTACAGATTACACAATTCCATTCCCTGTggtgaggggagtggggggagggcatggaaaccacaccccccccccccaactcatcaaaaaagaaaaaatctatcCATATAAATATCACACAATAAACAGCAGTAGAACCCATTTTTTAGATGGCCTTTTGAAAATGAGATGCCATTTTAATAGGGCAGTGAGCCtcattaaatcaatttttagtgtgtgaatgaataatGCGTCCTTGTAAAAGAGTTTGTGTCGCATTGTGATGGCGGACTCAAGCCAAGCCTTGTGCTCTTTACCCACAGAATAGAGAGAGATCTGGAGGACCTGAGAGTGCATACTTAGCTCTGAAAGTGCACACTTAGCCCTAAGTGTATACACTTAGCTCTGAAAGTGCACACTTAGCCCTGAGAGTGCATGCTTAGCCCTGCAAGTGCACACTCAGCTCTGCGAAATTCTGAGAAATGCCACCCAAAGATTAAAAAACTTATCTTTACAGTGGATCTGCAGTTTGGTCATTGAATCTGTCAGCAGCGTAACCTAGTGTGACccagtatatgtatgtgtatgtgtgtgagtgtgtgagtgtgtgtgtgtggtgtgtattaAATCTCTGTCACAGTCAGGAGTCTTCAGCTGCCCCCATATAAGGCCGTCATAAGTTTGACTGGCAGCTGTCAGACCCCCCTCTGTATGCAGTATGCAGGATACCACACAGCAGTTATTGGACAGACTGGTGGgcgaagggggggcggggggaaacGGCTGCTCTCTGAAATAGACTCCACACCAGCTTTCAATTAAGGAGCTACAGGGggtgtgggaggtgggggtgggagtttTACCCAGGAGCAACATTCCTACCAACCAGAACCACACCACCTACCCGGTCTGCTACGAGAACACCGACTCTCactaaaacagcctctttctCCCCTTCTGTCCCCACAATCCAACACTAGACACAAGCAAGGAGTCACAATGTGGGAATGGCGCTCGCGACTCAGGGTCAGCAGATCTGTTCAAACCCAAGGCTGGGAGGGGAGTCGCCACTGTACCCCTCAGCACACTTCTTAAGCTGAGATGCCTCAGCAAAAATCCAGTTACACAAATAGATAGTGTGTAAAAACATAAGCCATGTGAGTCACTCTGTATTCACGGTTCTGATCCGAATGAGGCTCGGACAAACCGACAACCAGCTCAGCTGTCAGAAGACTGTTCAGGGAGAGGAGCGCAGATGGACAGAGCCAAATCACATGTCCCCGCAAACAGCATCCATGCCTTCTGCACGCCCACGTTGCCACGGGAGACCGGCCACCTTTCCAGTCCTGATGAACTATCTAGGGGCGGAGCCCGTCTAcatttctgtgactgactggGCGACTTATCTAAATGCTCTGGTGGCATGCTTGCAGGAGGATATTACAGAGTGGATGCAGAAATGAACATGCCTCCATGCCAATTTATGGAACTCTCATTTAGACTCCACTACCCAGATAACAGAGACCAGTGTTTATCTTGGCAGAGCTGCCCTGGCCCTTTTGTATCTTAGTCTCTACTTGTCTATATGCATGCACCTGCACTTACAGTACCTGTGTTTACCTCTACATACAATCAATTGCATTCACTTATGTCAACATACATTAACCCACATTCATCTGTGTTTACATGTCTACATGTGTTTACCTGTGTCTAGCCGTGTCTATACACATTAACCTACGTTCACCTGGGCCTACTTGGGTCTacatcagtggtctccaaccctggtcctggagagctacaggctctgctggttttcatagtgactccgCACTTCAGGAACCAATTAGAgcagcagttgattacacaggtaactcaactcacctggtgccttgggtctcaattgggtgctgattttaaggtgaaaacaaaaaccagcataccctgtagctctccaggaccagggttggagaccacagGTCAACATGCATTTACCTGTGTTTACCTGCACTTCCGACGTTAAACAGCGCCTCCCTCAGTTTACCAGAATGTGTCCGTTTACCTGAGTCACCATGCCTCTAACTGGGTTTGCATGCTTACGCTTGTATTGACCTGCTCATGCGAGCCTCTCTGGGCTGAGCTGcccactccccctcctcccgcaTTTCACGCTGACTGCATTGTTTCCTACGCCACGAGCTAAGCTCGGCTCAATACGAGCCAGAATAACGAATGGCACTTCCAAAACAGGATGTGGGCACGCACACAAAAGCACCACATTCAGGGCCTATAAAGCTCAATGCCGGCTCCTTTCAGCTGGAGATGGCGTTGAGTTCTGGGTTCGGCCTTTGGCCAGCTTATCTCATTACGAAAGgagaatgttttcattcaaaaaGAGGATGAGATGGGAGAAAAGTGTGAATTCTAAAACAAGCAAGGCGTGTCTAATCACTGTTGACCTGACTGAGAACTTATCACGGAGTCAGCTGAATTAGCTCAGCAGTATTTTGCGAAAGAATGGATTGGAAGGATTTTGGGTAAAGTACTTGGCTCAAGGTGTGGTGAAAGAATTTGAAGACAGCGTTGTGGTGTTCCCCTCCAGGGTCTGCTTGATGTCAGGAAACCAAACAGGTTTCTCTCAGTCTGAGACGCTTGACAGTGTAATGGTGCTTAGTTTATCTATACTTGGCATGAGAATGTGATTTTCCATCACCCCGCTCAGTAATTAGTGAATGAAAACCCCCAGTAGCGACTGCAAGGCGAGCTAAGGAATGGCAGTCTGTGCTGAGATCAGCTTTGTGGGAAAGCATTCATGTGGAAAGATCTGAAAGATCTGTGGTGAGGAACCTGCCTGCACAAGTAAATCTAAACCAATAAAAACCCTGATTATCTCAGTCAAGTCTGTGGATTTTCTGATAACCTGATAGCAAACCATCCCTGTCTTGAATTCTGAAGAGtttcctgtccctctctttACAGACAGCACAACCCCATCGGGGCCACTCCCTACAGACAGGCCCACCCAGTCCCCCTCACCCAtatcgccatggcaacctccATGtcagctctgctcctcctgGTCCTGGTCTCTGGGGCGACGCTGTCGGTCTCCAGGGCAACGGACAGGGAGGAGGACACGTTTTCCGAAGGGGACTTCCTGTACGGCGGGCGGGAGAGGCGGGCGGCTGACCCACCCCAGGCCGAGAAGTGCTCCTACACCTTCATCGTCCCGCAGAGGAAGGTGACGGGCGCCATATGCGTCAACTCCAAGGAACCCGACGCCATCCTGGAGAACCGGGTCAgcaagcaggagctggagcttCTGAACGGGGAGCTCCTGAAGCAGAAGCGGCAGATCGAGACGCTCCAGCAGCTGGTGGAGGTGGACGGGGGCGTGGTCAACGAGGTCAAGCTCCTGCGCAAGGAGAGCCGCAACATGAACTCGCGCGTGACGCAGCTCTACATGCAGCTGCTGCACGAGATCATCCGCAAGCGGGACAACGCGCTGGAGCTGTCGCAGCTGGAGAGCCGCATCCTCAACCACACCGCCGAGATGCTGCAGCTCACCAACCGCTACAAGGACCTGGAGCACAAGTACCAGCACCTGGCCGCGCTGGCGGGGAACCAGACCACCGTCATCGCCCAGCTGGAGGAGCACTGCCTGAGGATGCCCGTCCGGCCCGCCCGGCCCGCCCGGCCCGCCCCCCAGCCGGCCCTGCCCGTCCCGGTCCTGCCCGTCCCGGTCCTGCCCGTCCCGGTCCCGCCCGTCCCGGCCAGGCCCTACCAGCCGCCCACCCTCCCCCGCCTCACCAACCAGATCACCAACGAGATCCAGAGCGACCAGAACCACAAGGCCCTGCCGCCGCCTCCGCTTCCCACAATGCCCAGCGGCACGCACAGCCCCTCCACCACAGACAAGCCCTCTGGTGAGTATCCTCCTGTCTGAGGCTATTCTCCCGCAATCTTTACCTTTCCCTCTTCTTTTCTGGGTTTCTTTTTCAAATCAGCGATAGTCCAATCTTGTTTTCCTCTATGAAGTTCTTATTcttatctttattttctttctcgTCTCCAGAGAGCTTACTGCCAACTGTAGTTGCCTTTCAGTTCAAAGCTTCATAAAATCTCAGCATCTGAAAGGACTGTTTTGTCCAAATTACACTTCTGTTGGAAAGGAGTTCTGTAAATTTCCAAAACTTTCCAGTTTCTGTGAAATGGGCAAAATCTTATTTCCTTCcttattttaatgaaacacaATATAGCAGAACAatttgtttgataacttttttgaGGCCCCATTctattatttgtatatttcttcAGATGACAAATGTGGCATGCCAACCCACTGAAATCATATGTCGGGTCTCAGATAGAAAACATTGAAGTCTGGCCTGCACTCTCATCTCGGGGATGCGTGCGTGACCATCCCGCTAACACAGTGAGGCTCGGCGCTCATAAATCCTCCCATCTCCAGGAGGATATTCCAGTAAAAATGAGTTCATCGAACAGCCTGTTTAAACACGTCTGATGTTATTCCAGAATTATTCCGTAAAAAGCCGAGATATCTTTCATCGAATTTGGGTTCAAAAGTTTTAATGCTTGATGCTGGCTAGCGGAGTGGCTGTGGAAACAAACTGCTATGAATCATTtctgctggggggtgggggggggatgcaaGACAGCCAATGATTACTCTCAAGTGCTTGTTGACAGTCCTTAGCGCAAACTTTCATCCCAACTCCCATAAGGCACCCTTGCTGCATGAGACAGGACTAGAGACAGTGAGTTCATTCGGGTCCGACAGGCAGCCAGACAGAAATAGGGAGACCTCAGAGGAAGTGATGGTCGGGCTCCTGTTTGAAAGTAGCAACAGCAGCCAATAACCCCGCCTACTATACCGATGCCTCAATGTTTCTATTACCTAAAGTAGCTGCCAGGCACTCgataaaatgagaaatgcagGTGAGAGGATGCTAAGCATAGAGTTCTGGTTCAAGTGGTGTAATCACTGTCCAAAGATGAGAAGGGGCAGTAAAATTCAGAGCTTGGTATGCCAGTGTGAGTGATTCTGGAGGCCACCGGAAGCCAGTGAAGGATCCTCAAAAACAATGCAGCATACAGTGAATTCAGGGAGGCTGAAAACTAGGCTGGCatcagcattctggatgagccgAGAGGTATTGGACTAGTAGCTGTGTAGCGACTcgggtgaggaaggggcggattccaTGGATGTTGCGAACCTGTAGGACCAGGCTTTACTGCACTGCGTCCCAGGAGGATTTCTCAAATCGGAAAAACTATGCAGTTTAAGGGAGGACAGTCCACTGCTTAAGCAAAGATTAAAAGCAAAAGATTAATAATGCTTAATAGCCCTGGGGTGAAGGtttgtcagagagagaggagagcagtggGTTCCCGTGTTAGTAGGGGTTTGCCTTTATGTCAGGAAAGCCTCTTTAACAGCTGAGATCTGGTATCCATTACATATGAACCCAACCACAAAGATCTCTGCAAATTCCTTCATAGGAAACATTTCAGTTTAGAGTTTTtttccaccccccaccgcccaccgcccacagccctcccccccccacacacacacactttcttacATATTTGCCCATCGTGctgttttatcctttttttt is a window from the Anguilla anguilla isolate fAngAng1 chromosome 14, fAngAng1.pri, whole genome shotgun sequence genome containing:
- the LOC118212336 gene encoding angiopoietin-related protein 2-like, translating into MATSMSALLLLVLVSGATLSVSRATDREEDTFSEGDFLYGGRERRAADPPQAEKCSYTFIVPQRKVTGAICVNSKEPDAILENRVSKQELELLNGELLKQKRQIETLQQLVEVDGGVVNEVKLLRKESRNMNSRVTQLYMQLLHEIIRKRDNALELSQLESRILNHTAEMLQLTNRYKDLEHKYQHLAALAGNQTTVIAQLEEHCLRMPVRPARPARPAPQPALPVPVLPVPVLPVPVPPVPARPYQPPTLPRLTNQITNEIQSDQNHKALPPPPLPTMPSGTHSPSTTDKPSGPFKDCLEALEEGHGNSGMYLVKPENTNRLMQVWCDQRHDPGGWTVIQRRQDGSVNFFRNWETYKQGFGNIDGEYWLGLENLYWLTNQGTYKLLVTMEDWSGRKVFAEYASFRLESEAEFYKLRVGRYHGNAGDSLTWHNGKQFTTLDRDHDMYTGNCAHYQKGGWWYNSCAHSNLNGVWYRGGHYRSRYQDGVYWAEFRGGAYSLKKVIMMIRPNSNTFH